The following are encoded together in the Eriocheir sinensis breed Jianghai 21 chromosome 28, ASM2467909v1, whole genome shotgun sequence genome:
- the LOC127004712 gene encoding uncharacterized protein LOC127004712 — MPSDPGGGREAASAHQPSLLEASHDVTRQLPPSAAVQMDSTTSTFKRPRSPLGDVPSSEPKHHHGSPPTPDPILPLTTPPAIQPSALGPTDHLTPPPPGEPLDDPGHTPTLPFPNNPDPTGKPPLVVCLSYDHTRCFIHPSKVAHALHGSIFQKKSDRGDPADHTRGPQFSPRRHPASNVLPLLPHTIHVPAP; from the exons ATGCCGTCAGATCCGGGAGGAGGCCGCGAGGCCGCCTCCGCCCACCAACCTTCCCTGCTTGAAGCCTCCCACGACGTCACCAGGCAACTACCTCCGTCCGCCGCGGTACAGATggactccaccacctccaccttcaaaCGGCCACGCTCTCCACTTGGTGATGTACCCTCCAGCGAACCCAAACACCATCATGGTTCTCCTCCCACTCCTGACCCCATCCTCCCGCTCACCACCCCACCCGCCATCCAGCCCTCCGCACTGGGCCCCACGGACCACCTCACTCCGCCACCCCCCGGGGAACCCCTAGATGACCCTGGCCAcactcctaccctccccttccccaacaaCCCTGACCCCACCGGCAAGCCACCATTAGTGGTATGCCTCTCCTACGACCACACCCGCTGCTTCATCCACCCATCCAAGGTGGCCCATGCTCTGCACGGCTCCATCTTCCAGAAAAAAAGTGATCGAGGGGACCCTGCAGATCACACACGGGGG CCACAGTTTTCCCCCCGCCGTCACCCGGCCAGCAACGtcctccccctactcccccaCACCATCCACGTCCCTGCACCATGA